In the Motacilla alba alba isolate MOTALB_02 chromosome 6, Motacilla_alba_V1.0_pri, whole genome shotgun sequence genome, AACTTCTGCAGGGACCTCAGCCTACTGAACCTCAATCCAGAGTGCTTCCCCAGTCATTGGATTGCCTGGTTTTCCTCACTGGCCAGAGTAATATCAGTCCAGACCAAATGTAGCAATTTATTGAGCTCTTTCCcctcagtttttcttcttttttaattattccccccccaccccagatGAAAGAAGCCCCAGAAGTCACTGAGAAGCCAACAATCCCTGCCGCTGCTCCAGCTCTAGGCACCCTTCTCCATCAGGTCAAGCATTTCTTTGTAGACCTGCTCGTAGACCTGCTTGCCCCAGAGGAAATCGAAGTGGACAAATTCGGGGATGTACTTTTTGTAGGCCACGTTGGAGATACGGGGCAGGGTCATGTTCACGTCCTCAGGGGCTGAAATCCAGTCCTTGCCCCCATACCAGGCAGCCAGTGGGGTTTTCATGTTCTCCAGCTCATAGAAGGGAGGAGTGGTCTGGAAGACAGGAGGGAGGTAAAGGGCAAGCCAAAAATTCAAAGTGTATCCTGGTGGCTGCTTGGAATTTCTCCCTTATCCCAGGGGAGAGAAGAGGAGCTATCACCAGGGAGCCTCACTGTGCCTTGGGCTCCTGCTCTTTTCACCAGAGGGTCAAAAAGTCATCTGAGTGACTGAGACACTTATTTTTAGTAGAAAGTTATGAACCTGTTTTCCCATATACAGCAAATTCCATAAATGCCATGTaattcatggaatcacagaatggtttgggttgggatgGACCTCAAACATCATCttgtcccagctcccagggtCCCCTGggcaccttccaccagcccaggctgctcaaTTCTCCAAATGCTGTCTCAGCCACTGCAATATTTTCATtgggatatttatttattcttctctgAGCATGGCTCTCTCTTACCTGGTTGTAGTGCAGCACGTTGTCACTGCCGTAATCATAATGCTTGAATTCCCCTGTCTGGTagagctggaaaaggagagTTGTGTTTATTATCCACGCATTGGAGGGGGCTCTAAGAAAGATAAAACAGGTGACAGGGGACTGCAgtgctccctcctgccaccaAGGCTCAGGGGACCCATTTTCACATCTGGTACTAGATTTTGGGaggagagcccagccccaggaagaCCTCGGCGAGGAAGCCCACAGGGAAGAACCTGGTGTACAGCCAAGAGCCTCCAAGGAGACCTGAATCAGACCTTTGGGCaagtttttttgtgtgttgtggtcagtgccagcagcagaaggatgtGAGTAGAACATTTTCAGTAATTAGTTGTATCATTAGTGCTCTCACTGACCCTCAGCCTTCACTCCGGCATCTCCTGTCCTGGTTTATCATCAGCCTTTGTTCCACCTCCACCTCCTACAAGCCCCAAGGACCTTTTGTTGGAGTAAATAActtcctctgcagcagtgtttgagggcagctttcctctctcccccttacacagctctgcagggggagCAGTGGGGGAtcattcccagcccctgggcagagggaggaggacaCGAGGTGGCTGTTACCTGGCGCCAGTGCAACATGTTTTTTAGGGATGTGGAGTCGGGGTAGCGGGCCAGGTAGACATCCATGCGGCTCTGCAAGAAATCAGAGGGGTTTATTCTCTgccccaccaaaaaacccacgtcagaaataaaccaaacccGTTCAGGAGCCACACGAGCCTCACCCACGCAGAGCTATagagctccctgcagcaagCTGAGCAACTCCCGTGGTGGGAGCCTGCCTGGCTCCCAAGGCAAAGTAAAGCTCCATACCTCGTGCTCAGGATCCTTTTGCAAAGCTCAGCTCATGGCAGTAGCTCTGTGTGTTGTTCCTTATACCTTTCCTTCTTGGAATATTAAGGAATTACACCAACACTTCGCTTGAGGAACCCCCACCCTGATGCCTCCAGACTGAATTTTTCTACCAGCCAAAGGTGAGAAAGGCCATGTGGAGGCAGCAGATGGACAGCTTGGGCTTGGACAGGGAGGAGGTGGGTCTCTTGAGAGGGCAGCTGCAGTGTACGTACCACGTTCAAGCTGTTGGTAAACCCACCGGGCAGGTAAAAGACCAAAGAGCACACGGTTTTCAGCATGGGGTAGGTGCACATTCTTGAAATCACTTGCTTCAAGACCTCATCCTTATCAAAGACCACTGTCTGTCCTAAAATGATCTGTGGAAGTCAGAGGGGTGTATCAGTGGGGTGTATCACACTCTTTTTTTGCCTCCAGGTGCTCCCCATCTCTTCGCTCAGCCCTGAGAGTTGCTGacagctttgctgtgctttgtCATTTTGGCTTTTCAGAAAAGGCCTGGAAGAGCCCTGACCTTCCTAGGAGAGGTTTCTCCCGGGAGAAGGGACCCAAAACCAATTCCTGTTAACAGTTCTCTGATTAAGGCTGGACAGGAAGATGATTTGCCTGCCCTCCAGGCTCACAGCCCATGCACAaacacccagagcagggagatggaGGTGATGGACAAGCCCTGCGTGTCTTCCCAGTCCCTCCTCCCCCTCACACCTCACCTGTGGTGAGCACACACCTTAATCAGCACCTCGGGGAGGTCGAACACCCTCACCAGGGGGGACTTCATGTTTGAGTTCACGGTGATGGGAGCCAAGGCGAAGAACATCTTGATTTTGCGATCCAGTTCAGGAATGGAGGAGAAGGCAATGAAACCTGCGGGGGGGAGAAGGAAGCACACCCTGCCCTGTTGCTTCTGAGGCAGCTGTTGACTTCCAGGTGTGTGTGCCCACCAGAAGGCCCCTCAGAGGTGGCTCTAGCAGGTCAGGCTCTGGCAGCAATGAGATGCAACCGATTTGGGGCTGCCAGTGCTCAAAACTCTTAGGTTAAAGCAATTACCTGCTCAATTCCCTTTTGTTGTTTGGGAATGCCTGGACATTTCCCTCCCTGACCAAGGTTTTAGGAACACTCCCAGAGTGGGGGTGCACAGCTGATGTGACTCTGCCAGGCCTGCTCTCCTCCTCAGTACCTGTGGTGGTGCCTTGGGAATATGCCACGTAGTACAACTGCTCCTGCCCCGTTTTCTGCAGGATGTAGTTGATGGACGCTGGAAGGTCGTACATGGCCATCTCATGGAAGCTGCAAGGGAGACAGGCACACGACAAAATCACCCTTGCTGACCTTGCCATGGCTACCTGAGTGCGGGCAAGCGCTTTGGCAGGAACGGGCAACCCAgttcctgccctctggcagagGGTGTGACTGCCAGGAGCAcccctcctccagcctgcagACACCGCTGAGGGTACCAGGGACCTGCCCAGCCTCCAGTTTCACAGAAAATACCTGTAAGCTGAGTATTCCTGCTGGTAGAATTCAAACTCCTGGTGTTTCCGTGACCAGCTGTTCCCCCGGCTGTTCCCGATCCAGACATCGTAGCCAGCGTCGGCGAGGATGAAGCCCAGGCTGGTGTTGGGCAAGTTGGTGACCCAGTTGCTTCCCTCCAACACCAGGCCATGCTGCAGGAGGACCACGGcctttggagctgcaggaagaagaggaggaataATTTTCTCTGACCACGAGCAAAATCGATCATTCACATCCAGGTATTGCTTTGGCAGCACCCCCTGGGAAGTGacaccagggcagggacactgtCCTCTGTCCTCAGCCTCTCTGGGGAGGTGTTTTCGAAGAAGGCCAGGGCAGAGACTGTAAATCTGGAGGTTTTTTACACTTCTTTGCCATATACGTGACAAGAACTGGGCATCATCCCACCATTGCTTTGAAACAGGGCTTTCTGTACAGAACAGGAAGATCCCAAAATGGTGAGATGGCCCTGAACTGGACACAGGAAGGATGCAAAATAGTGAGATGGCATTGGATTGGCTGCCTGGTTTGGTTTCCTTTCCGGACTAATGACTGACTTTTTGCTGCTCCACTTTCTGGTTTTGAGCTGAGGTAAAACCTGGGGTGAGATTTCTCTGCCCCATTTATCCTCCTTCCTCTTTGGAGCAAATCCTCTCAGAACAAGGTCAGCATGGTGGCCACCTGCATTTCTTCTGCTCCCGAGGCCATTTGCCTGGTttttcctgcagggacagcttcctCTTGGAGGACCCAGCCCACGGTGAGGTTGCCTTGGCCATGGCTACTCCAGCCCAGCAAAGCTCCCAGGGTGCCCGGGCCAGGCAGAGCTTCCTGTGGCACTTACGGGGACAGAACATGTTGGATGCCTGTGCCCCTGCCTTGTGGGAGAGGCTGAAGCTCTCCGGGTTGTCTCTGCCGTGGGGGATCCTCTGCAGGGTGAGGTAATATCCATCCTCTGTCACCACCTCGTGCTCCTCGTAGGGGTACCCATGGTACCGCACGATTTCGccctgtgggaagggaaggacagCATGGGACagtccccagggagggagggtCTCTGTCCTCAGGGGTGGCAGGGCTTGGCTGGGCAACGCCATCGGTGCTGGTGGTGACTCCGTGGGGAGGGTGGGCTCAGGACCTCCCAATGTCTCTTCCACCAACGCCGTGGCGATGTCACGATTCCAGCCAGAATTTTTGGCAGGTGTGGCGTAAAGCTGTGACTTTTTGTGTCGCAGTcaagagcagggcagcacagacagcCCAACTCTGAGCCTGGGAGGGCTGTCCTGACCAAACCTCTTGACTTGGAATGAATCCCTCCCTATAAGTGCCTGCCATAAACCTCTGTGTACGtaagagcagggagacaaacATCTCATAAAATCCTGGTGTCAATCCTCGGTGAAGACACACAGAGCCCATGGGTCTTGCACAGATCATGTGGGTAACTTGCTCAACCaagcaggaaaagaagggaCTTACAACATCCATGGACACCTCGGGGTTCTCTTCTGACCTTGCAGCGACGAGCATGAAACAAGGAATGGTGAGGAACAGCCGCAtcatggtgctctgcaaaacATTGTCAAAACACTGAGAGACTCTGCCGGCGCCGGCACAGAAGCTGGGGGAGTTCTCTTGATGTGCACTGCACTTCCACCAGGACATCAACCTGGCCCCTCAAGAGGTGAAATGATTCTAAACCAGAAGTCCTCTAATTCTGAAAATGGCTCATTTTGCCAGTCTTGAGCAAAGCCAAAGTCCGAATCCCATCACATTTTAATCCCCCATTCTCCAGCTGGCCCTCGTTTTCAGAAACATGCGGAGGTGCAGGTACATCTGTACGTGCCTGGGCAAACCTGGTTTTCGAGGAGGTGATTATAAATAATTCATGTCAAATACTTTCTTGGATAGTTGGAAGAATAGGTTGTTTTGTTCCACCGATAGCTGAGCCAGTGAGGAGTAAACCACCCAATTTTAAGTTGCAGGGCCACGTTCTtaggaagaaatgaaataatgtgATTTGTTTGGGTTCTCCTTATGGCTGAGAGGGACCCTGGGATACCCTTGGCTTGTTTTTGCAGACCTGAGTGAAATGCCATCTCAGGACACCCCCGTTCTTCCTGGGAAGGATTTTGGTGTCTGTTTTGGCTTGTTCCTACCACAGAACATCTCCCTGCTCTTTTATCCCACagaaacagaatcacagaatgctctggctggaaagggaccttaaagatcatcctgcTCCCACCCTCCTGCCGTGGGCAGACCCCTGCCATATAGGAACGGGTAAATTTATTGGAGGCAACCAATTTGCAGCAGAAATACTCCTTCAGCTACTTAGAGGAGCTCAACTGCGTGGAGCAATTAGCGGGGACCTGCCAGATTCCCATTGAATGCCAGCACCAGGTGTGTTGCACCAGGTGTCATTGCTTCCCTGGCGAAATAGGGGAGATCTGGGAGCAGGTTTCTGTCGCTTCCCGGCTCACCCTGATCCCGCCGCTGGACGAGCCGGCTCCCCGTGCTGCAGGAGGTGACAAAAGCCACCTGCTGCCCCCGGTGTGGCCGGGGAGGAGGATCAGCGCCCCTGCCCcgctcacctgggcacagccctggggcaccTCCCGCTCTCAGCACCGCCTCGGGGTGGCCGCGCCCGGACCCAGGGACCCCATCTCCCACCCGGGGAGTACCGAGGGCTCCCCGCCATCACCCTGAGCCCGCCGGGGCGCGATCTGGGGACACGATTCCCCGGCGTGTCGCCTGTCGCTCGGCTCCAGGAGGCTCTGGACTCGTTGTTTTAAGGGCGAGCCTTTAGCAAAGCGAGCAGAGGCTGAACACATTTTTGTCACGTAGCGCCAGGAGAAGGGCATGCAAATTCCAGGGCAGAGCCTTGCCTGGGATGCATGGCCCTTTCCTCCCAACAGTCAGCTTGGGAAAATATTCCCTTTGCGAAATGTCCCTCATCCCAGCAGACCTGGAGAACCCCCGGCGACATCCCAGAGGTGCAGCAGGGTACGAGGCACCTCTTTTAGGAACAGCAGCACGGTCCTGACCCCTCTCCAAACACTGCCACCCCCTCCCTGAGCAGAGCGTTCCTTCGGAGCCGGGACTCCCGGGGAAGCGCTGCCGTCCCATCCCCGGCGCTCTCCAGGTGCCTCCAGCCCCgtcccgctgtccccagggatggcagCGAGCAGGAGGGATTACCCGTGGCGGTCAGAAGAGCTGTGGGAGCCCTTGTCCCTTTGTCCCCCGAGCAGAAGGTCCCCGCTGCCTGCGCACGCCGCTCTCATGGGGCTGTTgttgcctctgctcccagctcggGAGCGTCGGGAGCCGCCACTCCCTCTGATCCCTCCTCCTGGCCAGGTGTGATTTACCTGagggctggaggctgctccGCCACGAGACAGCCTCCCTGCCTGGGAACGCTTCCGTGGCGCCgggaagagctgggagctgtgacaAATGCGTTTGTTCCAGCTGATGGAGGCGTTTGGCATCGCCGCGACCTCTGCGAACCCCAGGGTGGGAACTCCGGACCCTGACCTGCCCTGGGACTGGCTTTGGTgcagggggatgctgctgctgctgccctgggagctgagggctgAGTGGGACCAGCCTAGCTCATCCCACCCAGCTCCACTGGGAAAGCCACCCAAGCTCCTTTTGGCCCTTCCCGCTGCCCCCTGGCACGGAATGAGCCTGAAAATGCAGAGGCTCCCAGTGCCAGTAGTGACTTCAGGGGGtgcttcataaaaaaaaatagataaaaaatcCATtcccagggagggaaggagctgtggaTGGAGATTTCACATCTTGCCAGGCTTCCCCTCTTGCCAGCTGGTGATGCCTttggccaggagctgcctctgcagggacagtgacaggtCACACGAGCTCTGGGTGTCATTTCTGGCACCTCTGCCTTCGTGGCCACTGTCGCTgtcatattttttctcctgagaagctgaggagcctcagaaaagaaacatcaacaataattatctgctgctgaGGAACGTGGCGGGTGGATCTTTGACTGGTCTCCTGTGAATTGTTTGATGGCCAGTCATGGTCCAGCAGTgtcgaggctctgagcagtcaggGGTTTTTGTTATTCAATTCTTTCTATTCTTGtccagccttctgtctgtatctttcttcttttagtatagttatAGTATAGCTTTTTCAATGTCATataatatcataatataataaaccagccttctgaaacatggagtcaagattctcatctcttcccttgtcggGGCTGCCTGCAAATTCCCCAGGCCACCTCTCCACTCCTTGCCCGGGTGCCCACTCCTTGCTGCAGGGCCCTGGTGCTGAGTGTGCACCCCGTGGGATCCTGCATCcctccagcacctggcaggCCTGGTCCAGCCAAAATGCAGACAGGCTTTGGAAATCCTCAGTAGCCCCGTCTCTACCTGGAGCTCTAATGACTGGTCTTTACCAAGGACtagctgcaggcagtgccagaagccctcccagctgcctcGCCCTCAAATAAGCAGTGGCTCAGAGAAGAATctgatttttccccttcagggagaggaggaaaggtgGAAGAACAGGATCAGGTATGCCCAGCTAAGAAAAAAGCCActccctcttcctcccagcGCCGACAGAATTTGCCTTCCTTttggggacagggcagcaggagggctcCTATGGCCACTCCTGGTCTTGGCATGGAGTTTAGGGCCACATTAGTGGGCAGCCCCACAGGGGGAATCACTGCACAGCCTACTCAGGCAtgagcaaacaaagaaaaaataaaaatcgGGATAAAAATTAAGAGTTCTGAGCCAAGCTCGTTCCATAAGTTTTAccagttattttatttccctccaACAAGCACCCCCTGGAAggcatggggacaggaggggattactggagagcagccagagggTGAACCCtgggctgctttcccagcagtgctgctgccaggacaggaCTGGTGTGACCATGGTGGGAGCCCTGGGAGGGAGCATCCCCCACACATAGGTAGAGAAGGACCTGAGACCCCCTGCCCCACGCTGCTGTCATCTCAGGGGGTTTTTCCTAAATTTCCTTGCACTTCAGCTTGCTGCTGGCCAGCCGTGTGGGCACTGAGGTCTTGTGTGGGAACCCTGgttgctgagaatttcagactttctgtgctgccaggcactgacccccaagagaacactgcatttgacctgaggagaagcttccaaaatgggatgacagaactgggattgtggtgtggagtttgaatagaagtgtgtgatatcacatGGTGGGAAACttagagtttaagggtttagaatacaggaatatataaaaagcaggatgggggttttggggcagaggctggtctttctttttcaccttcttctttaccttcttctccatgggtttgggttgttttgtgtaattggataaaaagtccacattgcgGGCcatgggtggttggttattgggttaaaagtaaaaataattcaggtatcatttcttaattggacagtttatccttaaaagacCTGgtagagagagagatggagctCCATTTTCAATTTGTTAGAGTgaagtgctgtagaactcaGGGTATGTGAGACTGTAGCATGGATTAGtactaataaacatctgagaccaaacaagaaataccatctcaGACATTTAATCCTGACCCTGGCAAAAAAGAAGCTGGGACTCGGCAGTCTTGGAGCACTCCCTGTCCATGGGATGGTGCTCTCCTAAGGAAAGAGGACAGTCTGGGCAGCAGAGGGTGCTGTGAAAGTGCTGGTGAGGGAAAGGAGCTCCTGCCCAACCCCTGTGTGGCAGTTTGGTGTATGGAGAAACCCCAGACCCAACAAACCATGGTTGTCCACCTGTCCTTGAGCATGAGGTGGTTGTGTGGCCTGGCCGTGGCCACCCGAGGCTCTGTGGGGATGGAGCTCTCTcctgggagaggatggggatCGCTTTCAGCTCATTATAAAGGTTTTTGGCATTCCTTTTGTCACAGAATGGGTGGGATGTTCCTTTCTGTGTGTGCAATCAGTGCTGTTGAGTTTAACTGGGAGAGAAACTTGGGctcagctttccctgctttGTCAGTAACAGAATGTAAATTCTGCTGGtgaaaaaatcccacccaaGCCCAAAACCCCAGGCCACCCCTGTCTCTGGCTTGCTtttgatgccttgagaaggctgaactagaacagaggctggacagagctaaagaataaagcagggatttatgaaaaggcctccatggatccaccttgggcagcacaagagcccagccagggctgcacccaaggtgaaccaaaatggtcacaaaatgcacacCCGGTcatggggtctctcactttgatcagttctggagttaattgtccagttacagctttaggttatgaagtcccatcctgcttgtttttctctcctcagttcacgttgtttgtgctcttgggctgagatttggatcatttgtccttggtccccagctggagaaggaattgttttgtctccctgctctgtgcagagagctcaccatcccctaatgtgaagctcagacccacacactaaagcagcacagaatctgaaaaatagaaaagctaaaacctgaggcatcacttTCCTCCTTTGTCACCAGAGGGCCATGCaatgctctgtgctctgctccctccctaCCTGATCTTTTTACTGCTCCTGTCCCTAAAcccttccccaccctccctCTGGAGCTATTTTTCAAACCACCACAGGTCAGGGGTGGAAAGACCTCGTGGGCTTCAAGGAGAGGCAATTGTCCCTTGGGTGCTGGGCTGagagtggcagagcagggaggggtggCCGTGGcattgctgctcccagccctggacaTGGATCTTCCCAggctcccttcccacccctgtgtcccctcagtgtctctCAGCCCCTgtcctggctccagctgtggcagtcctggctgctggccatgccCTTGCTGGTGAGGAGCTCACAAGAGGGACGTGCTGAGAGGGGTTTGTGCCGACAAAatttgtgctgccctggctgagaggaaaagcagagggctTGATGTTTTCTGGAGGTTTTCTGGATCTGCCAGGCAACAATCtgagcctgggcacagctgccctggagctgggggatcccagcctggccccagggctctgctcacaCTTTTCAGGCTGTTTCCTTGAGGATAGCGAGgctttctgtgcctctggggcctctctctgtgcctctccagCCCCGGTGCCTCTGGGACCCCTTGGGCAGGGGGAATCCATTGGCTCTGGTTGAGCCAACCCAGCCTTTCCTTGCACCTTGGCCTTGGCCTCCACCCACCACCTCGGGGCTCATCTGATGTGGGGGTGTCctgttggaacccaggacatccctctggctgccctggatggctcgagcccctgccaggggctcagagaccctggcacagagccAAAGACccctgtgcctttgattttagCCCATGGAGAAAATGACTAACTTCATGTGAAGGTTTACAAGCCACGAAAGTTTAAGTAGAATGATGGttaatttgtcacagggtggaaaaaatagaattttggggtttttagaatgGCAGTTCAGGAGTCAAGATGGAGGGATCTGGGTGTGCCTtgtcctttctccttcttcttagCCTCTGTTTTtgggtgatggtggcacttttggattggtttagagaTGGACTGTCTAACAGGGGTGGTAgatattggaaaataattgtaaataaagtacacgTAATTCTTAGTATAAAAACTAACGCTGCCACAGGGGCATGCAGTGTGCCACGGACCGAcctgccaggcagagctcagcgggtcagaaaaagaatgtacgagataagagaaaataaacaaccttggaaaccacagctgaagaatcctgactccttcttcgaTCGCATggctgggaaaaagagactttctaaCACATCTCGGGGTCATCTCGACCACAGAGACTCCCAGAGTGTCCCAGCAGTCCCTGGGAACCCAAATCTGGGTCCTGCATTGGGATGCAGCCTCCCCaatgctgagcagaggggattATCCCCTCCCAGGGCTTGCATGTGCAACACATCTCCTGTCCTGAGTGGAGCCCGAGGGCCGGGTATGGAGTCATCCTTCCCAAAAGTggcccagcctgcccaggaggAGAGGCTCAGGAggtggggcaggggctggagaaaTAAGGGGGGAAGGCCTAGGGAGAGCCGTGGGCTCTCGGCTTGTCCAGAGAGGCACGGAGGGAAACGGGGATTTGGGGAGAGGAAGGACCTCTGAAGGACCAAGGAAGGCTCATCAGGCTTCCTGCAAGCCACTGAGGGACATGAAGGTGAGCCTggaggccaggagctgcctgtgaggACACGGGGACCAAAGGCAGACCTGGCCTAacccctgctccctgtgggcATCCCACGTCCTGGTGGGATCTGGCTTTGCTGCACCTGGGGCTttctggggagaaggagaaggtcAGTGCATCtcagcagcctgtccctgctctggtggcagcaggggacactggggtgaGCACTCCGGGGAACCACAGCCTGAAGGTCGTGAGCTGGGCTagggaggggttttggggagcaTCCCCCCCATCATCACCCTTCAGGgtggtgggaaggagcaggtgACCTCGGAGGGTCACTAGAATGGTGTTAAATGCCCAAGCTGTAGTAGCAGGGAAGCTGAGGGAGAAAACTCTCACCATTTCTGCTGGTAGAGGCTGTCCCTAGGTCAGCGTGAAGATTAAGCCTGCTTTGTTCTCTGGCACCTCTCAGCAGGGtttttgctctcttttctcAAAGGAATGCCCAACTTTGCCTTGTCAGGTCCTGGCCTGGTGCTGCCTGAAGGgtcagccagggcagggcactCCTAACCCAGCATTTTGCCACCTCTCTGTAGCTGCTACCAGACCACCTCCTTCCTCCAGAACCTCGGCTGGCTGTGGGGAACAGCACCCAAAGGCCCCATAATTAAACAGAGCTCTTGCAAAGTGCCTCATCCTGCTCTTTCATGCCAGCATTTAAACCCAGGAAGAAGCCCAAACAGTAATTCTGCTGGTGAAAACCACAACAAACGTGTGTCTGTCCAAGGCAGAGGTGTTTTCAACTGtcagaggaaatattttgctcagcagtgacaccaccccaaaccagggtgagcaggaggctgggatggagatggagaccccaaaggtcccttcccaccaccactgctctcctggcaggaggagaggtgGTGGGGCTGGAAAACGTGCTTAAAGGGGCCCATGGACTCAGAGCCATCATGGGGGGCTGATtgtcacccctgccatgggagaTTTGCAGTGCACCATTTGGATTTCCCCTCTTGGGATGTCCACGCCGACAAAATTCAAAGCAAGTGgtatttcttcctcctctcctgggtGAGTTTTGCCCCTTTCTTTTCAACCCAGCCCCGTCCCTGAGCCTTGTGCTGACACGCAGAGCTGACACTTTACCAACAGGCACCTACACCTGGGAATCCAGGATGAGCAGCCTGCCTGGAAACCCCAGAGCAGAGACTAAGAGTGTGGAATCCCTCTGCCAAGGAATGCCAAAAATGCTGTCCCAGCCAGAGGACACCACAGGACCCGAGTGTTCCCGGTGATGGGGACACCTCCCAGACTTTGGGATGTGGCTCtttgctgctgagctccctggggtttggggtgcagtGTCTGAACCGCGGGGCTGTGTG is a window encoding:
- the LOC119702528 gene encoding lysosomal acid lipase/cholesteryl ester hydrolase-like, producing MMRLFLTIPCFMLVAARSEENPEVSMDVGEIVRYHGYPYEEHEVVTEDGYYLTLQRIPHGRDNPESFSLSHKAGAQASNMFCPPPKAVVLLQHGLVLEGSNWVTNLPNTSLGFILADAGYDVWIGNSRGNSWSRKHQEFEFYQQEYSAYSFHEMAMYDLPASINYILQKTGQEQLYYVAYSQGTTTGFIAFSSIPELDRKIKMFFALAPITVNSNMKSPLVRVFDLPEVLIKIILGQTVVFDKDEVLKQVISRMCTYPMLKTVCSLVFYLPGGFTNSLNVSRMDVYLARYPDSTSLKNMLHWRQLYQTGEFKHYDYGSDNVLHYNQTTPPFYELENMKTPLAAWYGGKDWISAPEDVNMTLPRISNVAYKKYIPEFVHFDFLWGKQVYEQVYKEMLDLMEKGA